In Desulfovibrio sp., the DNA window GGACGCCAGCCAGCCGCCCAGGAGCGGCCCGGTAATGGGCGCAATGCCGTTGACCGCCATGAGCAGGCTCATGAAGTTGGTCAGCTCCGGCCCGCGAAACAGATCGCAAGCCATGGCGCGGGCCAGCACAATGCCCCCTGCCCCGCCCAACCCCTGCGCAAACCGCAGGGCAATAAAGCTATTGCCCGTTTTGGCCGCAGCGCAACAGATGGAAGCCAGCGTAAAAAAGATCAGCGCCATGAACAGCGGCTTGCGCCGCCCGGTGGAATCTGAAATGGGCCCCACAAACAATTGCCCGAGGGCCATGCCCAGCAGACAGGCCGTGATGGTCAACTGCGTTGTTGCCGTGGAGATATTAAGGTCTGCCGCCAGCGCGGGCAGGCTTGGCAGATAGGTATCAGTACACAGCGGGCCAAAAGCGGCCATCATGCCCAGCAGGAGCGCCAGAAACAGCCTGCGGCGGCGGGGCAGCCTTGCGCCGGCACCCACAATATAATCATTTTCCGTAATGCGCATGTTCGTCCTTTTTCTTTTCTTTGCGCGATATTCGGGACGGACGCTGGCAAAGTCAAGGGCGGGGAATGCCCCTGTGCGGCTCTGGTATGCGCTGCCGCCTTATGCTACCCTGCGCCCATGATTGATTACGCTCAAGCCCTTAACGAAGCCCAGTACGAGGCAGCCACCTGCGGCGATGGCCCGGTTCTGGTTGTGGCAGGTGCAGGCAGCGGCAAAACCCGCACCATCGTCTACCGTCTGGCATGGCTGGCAGAGCACGGCATCGAACCTGACGCCATGCTCCTGCTCACCTTTACCCGCAAGGCCGCGCAGGAAATGCTGCACCGCGCGGGCCTGCTGCTCAATCAGGGGCTTGCGGGCGTGCAGGGCGGCACCTTCCACGCCTTTGGCTTTGGGGCGCTCAGGCGCTGGAAACCCGAATGGCTTGGCGACAGACCCTTCACAGTCATGGACTCCGCCGACATCAACGAGGCGGTCAAGCACTGCAAGGATCAGCTCAAGCTGGGCAAGGGGGACAGGTCGTTTCCCAAGACCCAGAGCATTGTGGGGCTACTGAGCAAGGCCCGCAACAAGGAGCTGCCGCTGGACGAAGTGCTGCGGCGCGAGGCCTTTCACCTGCTGCCCCATGCCGATGGTCTGGCACGGCTGGGTGATGCCTACAATGCCTACCGCCGCGACAAGGGCCTGCTGGATTACGATGATCTGCTGTTCGAGCTTGAGGCCCTGCTGCGTGAAAATCCGCTGGCGGCCGCCTCGCTGCGGCAGAGGTTCAGCCATATTCTTGTGGACGAATATCAGGATACCAACCTGGTTCAGGCCCGCATTGTGCGCCTGCTGGCAGGGCCGTTGGACGGCCCCCCAGGCAACGTCATGGCCGTGGGCGACGAAGCCCAGTCCATCTATGCCTTTCGCGGCGCCAATGTGCGCAACATATTGGACTTCCCCACGCTTTTTCCCGGCGCGCGTGTTGTACGGCTGGAAGAAAACTATCGCTCCACCAAGCCCGTGCTGGATGTGGCCAACAACCTGCTCTCCCACGCCGCAGAATCTTTCCGCAAAAATCTGTTCACGCGCAAGGAAGGCGGCGACCCGGTACGCCTTGTGACCCCGCTCAGCGACATGAGTCAGGCCAAGCTGGTGGTGCGCCGGGTTGAAGAACTGCTGGCTACCCATCTGCCGCACGAAATCGCGGTGCTGTTCCGCGCGGGCTTCCATTCCTATAATCTGGAAATGGCCCTCAATCAGGCGGGCATTGCCTTTCGCAAATACGGGGGGCTGCGCTATACCGAGGCTGCCCACGTCAAGGATGTTATCGCCTACGCCCGCCTGCTGCTCAACCCGCTCGACCTGCCCGCCTTTGCCCGCGTGGCGGCCCAGCACAGCGGCATTGGCCCCAAGACGGTGGAAAAACTCTATGCCGTGGCCCGTAGCGGCGACCAGAAATCCACAGAAAAAGCCTTTGCCAAGTTTCCGGGTTTTCTGGAAGACATGCGCTTTGTGGACGACCTGCGCGCCCGGCCCATGCCGCCCTCGGCCACGCTGTCGTCCGTTCTTGAGCATTACCGCCCTCGCCTCGAGGCCCTCTACCCGGAAGACTGGCCCCGCCGCCAGCAAGGGCTGGAAGAAATCATCCAGATGGCCTCCGGCTACAGCGAACTGGATCTTTTTGTGGCAGATCTGGCCCTTGAAGCGCCGGACGATGACGAGGCCGACAGCAACGAAGGCAAGATCACCCTTTCCACAGTGCATTCGGCCAAGGGGCTGGAGTGGAACGCCGTCCTGATCATTGATCTGGTGGAAGACCGCTTTCCTTCGCGCCACGCTCTGGCCCGGCCAGAAGATTTTGAAGAAGAGCGCCGCCTCATGTACGTGGCCTGCACCCGCGCGCGCCAGTGCCTTGACCTCTACGCCCCTGCCTCGCTCTACAACAGGGCCGAGCGTGGCAGTCAGCATGTGAGCCAAAGCCCCTTTGTGCGCGAGCTTGCGCCCGGTATGGTTGAAGAGTGGATTGAAGGCTTCGGCGGTACGCTCTCGCGCCGCAGCGTTGGCGGCGTGGGCTTTGGGCGCAAAACTGCCATGCCTCCTGCTGGCGGCCTTGGCGGCGCGCAAGGCTTTTCGGGCGGGCTTTTGCCGCGTCCGCAGCGCCCGCCGAGCCACGATGCCTATGACGATTGCCAGCTTGCGCCAGACGATGCGCCGGTGAATGCGCCAGCAAGCGGCTCGGGCAAGCAGACTTTTCCCTTTGCGACCCCCGCGTCCGCCCCTGCGGCAGCGCAGGGGAGTTCAAGGCCGCAGGCCGCAGGCGATGGCGAACTGTGCTACTGCCGTCACCGTATTTTCGGGCGCGGCAAGATCGTGCGTCATTTGCCGCCGGACAAGGTACAGGTGAATTTCCCCGGCTTCGGCCTCAAGGTCATCCTGAGCGAATATCTGATTCTGGAGAGCTGATATGGTTCCGCCCCACGCATCCCCTGCTTCTCATGGCTCTCTTTCTGAAGACGGCATTCTGGCCTGTCTTGGCAGACACTTTCCGCAGACCGGGCCTTCCCTGCTGCTGGGCAGGGGTGATGACTGCGCCGTGCTGCGCGGCGGCAAGCCCCTGGCCGTGAGCAGCGACCTTTTCCTGGAAGACGTGCATTTTCGCCGTTCGTATTTTACCCCTGAAGAAACAGGCTACAAGGCGCTAGCCGTCAATGTGAGCGATCTTGCGGCCTGCGGGGCGCGGCCCGTGGCCTTTACCCTGTGCCTCGGCCTGCCTGGCTGGGTGGACGAACCGTGGTTGGACGCGTTTTTCTCCGGCATGGCAGGTCTTGCCAAGCAGCACAACATGGTGCTGGCCGGGGGCGATCTTTCCGGCTGCGAGCGTCTGCATATTTCTGTGACCGTGTGGGGCGAGCCCGCCGACCCAGGCACCTTTCTTGTGCGCGGCGGCAGCATGCCCGGCGATGTGCTCTTTGTGGTGGGGCGGCTCGGTCTTGCCCGCGTGGGGCTCAAGGCCCTTGAAACGCAGGGTCGGGCAGCCCTGGAGCAATGGCCCGCCGCCTGCGCGGCACACCTGCACCCCGAGCCGCAGGTGGACGCGGGCCTCATGCTGGCGCGGGCCGGGTTCAACGCCCGCCCGCCTGCACTCATGGATGTTTCTGACGGCATCATGCGTGATCTGCCCCGGTTGCTTGGTCTTACGGGCGAGCTGAGCGCGGCGGGACAGGTCTCGCGCGGCAGCTTGGGGGCGGAAATTATGCTGGCCCGTGGGCAACTGCACCCGGAAGTAGTGAGCTATGCCGAAGCCCATGGCAGAAATCCCGTACACGAGGCCCTGCTGGGCGGCGAGGATTACGCCCTGCTGGGTTCGTGCGCGCCCGACATGCTGCCCCCCCTGCATGCAGCCATACCGCGCCTTACCAGCGTCGGTGTTGTGACCTCGGGCGGCGGCATTGTGTGCAACAACGAGCCGCTGGACAACCTGGCGGACATGCACGGCTTTGACCACTTTGAACGCAAAGGGCAGGAAGCCTGACATGCGCGCTCATATCGGCGTAGTCTGCTGGAACAGGCTTGAGCTTACGCGGCTCTGTCTCACCAGCCTCCTGCAAAAAACCCCGCCGGGCTATGGGCTCACAGTGGTAGATAACGGCAGCACCGATGGCACAAAAGAATTTTTGCAATCGCTGGCCTCGGCGCATCCGCACATGCGCCTGCACTTGCTGCGCCGCAACATGGGCGTGGCCGTGGCCTCCAACCTCGCCTGGGACGACGCCGCCGACGCGGATTTTTACGTCAAACTTGATAATGACGTGGAAGTGCTCGACCCGCAGTGGCTGAACCGCCTCATGCGCATGCTGACCGACAATCCCCGCCTGGGCATGGTCGGATACAAGCTGTGCGCAAAGCATGAGGGTACGCCCCTGACTCTGGCCGATGGTTCGCCCTCGCTGGAGGTCATCTGCTGCAACGGAGCCTGCGCCTGTATTCCCCACGCTGTCCACGAACTGCTTGGTTTCTGGAACGAAGGCTTTGGCCGCTATGGTTATGAAGACCTTGAGTACAGCTGGCGTGCCCGCAGGGCTGGCTATACCCTGGCATACGCTCCCCAGCAGGATGCCCTGCGCCATCACGGCACAGAGCCGGAATTCATCGACCCGGAGCAGGAGCGCGGCAAGCTCTCCAGCCACACCTCGGATATTTCCGGCACCAAGGCCTACCTTCTGTACCTCCTGCTCTACGAACAGGGGGTCATCCCTTTGAAAATGGGCCGCAAATACCTGCCCTCACAAGCCCCTGAGGGATTGACCTTTTCGCTCAATCCGGCCCACAAGGCCCTGCAGCGCCTGATGGTTCGCCTTATCAACAGCGTGGACACCAGCCAGCAGGGCGACCTTTCGCAGCTTGACCTGCGCGCATGGCAAAACAAAGGAAACCCCGCATGAGCACCACCTCGCAGCGGTCTGCAGCCGCGCCTACTACAGAAAACCAACCTTCCATTCCCTTAGAGCTGGTTGAAGAATTCCGCTCCGTCTGCCGCGATGCATGGAAGCAGGGCCTGCTGTCCGGCTGTAACGGCAATGCCAGCCGCAGGCTCGGCAGCCACGCGCCAGGGTTGATCTGCGTCACGCGCAGCGGCGCTGCCAAAGGCAGGCTGACCGCCGCCGACTGCTGCCTTATGGACATCGCCACAAGCGTTGTTGTATCCGGCGGGCCAGCATCCACAGAATCGGGCATGCACCTTGCCATCTACCGCGCCCGCCCAGACTGTAGTGCCATCCTGCACACCCATCCTCGCCGTCTGCTTGCCTTGAGCTTGCGGCTGGCGGGCAGGCAGGAGGACTTTTTGCGCCTGCCCCTTTTTGAAGCCGAAGTATGGCGGGCCAAGCTGGGCTTTGCCCCTGCTCTGCCCCCCGGCACTGCAAAACTTGCAGACGCCGTGGCTCTGGCTGCCAGCGGCAAGGATGCCGTGTGGATGGCCGGACATGGCCTGTGCTGCCTGGGGCGCACCCTGGCCGAAGCCCTGTGCCTGGCTGAAGAACTGGAACATCTGGCCGCGCTACAGATACTCGCCACAGTGTAGTGCAAGCATTGCCGCCGCTCCTTACAGCCCGCATTTGCGGGCTTTTTTGCGTCTTTTAGTGTTACGACTTGCAAAAACATACGCATAATTGTAGCATATATTATATTTTCGTAATACAAAATCCAAAGGAGCTCTCCCACCATGCATATCCGTTCGCACCTCTGCGTCGCTCTGGCCATTATGGGTCTTATGGTTTCCAGCTCTGCCGCCCTGGCCCACGAATTCATCCTCAAGCCCGACACGGCAACCCCTGCAGCCGGGCAGAAAACCCGCATGCAGGCGCAGGCAGCCCATGTGTTCATGGTCAGCGAAGAAGCCGAAAACCCCGCCAACGTGCGTCTGTACCTCTTGCAGGGCGACAAAAAAACCGACATCGCCCTTGTGGAAGACAAGGCGCTCGTTTCGCTGGTGGGCGACTTCACCCTCGCGCAGAACGGCCCCGCCATGCTGGTGGGCCACCGCCTGCCCCAGATATGGTGCGAAACAACGCAGGGTGAAATGGAAGGCAGCCGCGCCGCCCTTGAAGCCAAGGGCATGAAGGTCAAATCCTCCGGCAAGTATGAAAAATTCGCCAAGACCCTGCTCAATCCCGCCAGCAACGACACCCTGTTCGGCAAGGCACTTGGCCAGGATCTGGAACTTGTGCTGCTGACCAACCCCGCAGACATCAAGCCCGGCGCCCCCCTGAACGTACAGGTGTTGCTGCGCGGCAAGCCCGTGCCCAATGCCACTGTGGGCCTGACCCACGATGCCTTCAGCAAGGATCAGGATACCTACAAATCCAAGGCGCAAACCGATGCGCAGGGCAAGGCCTCCTTTACCGTGGACAAGCCCGCCCTGTGGATGCTGCGCACCACTGTGGTGGAAAAGACCCCCAGCACGGATGCAGATGAGCACCATCTGCGCGCCACCTATGTGTTCCCCGTAAAGTAGCCCCATATCCACACGCATGCAGGCGGGGGAAGGTTAGCTTTCTCCCGCCTGTGCGCATTCCCGCACCTGCTTGAGGCAAGGATAGTTATATGCGCATTTTTCTTTTGGGGCGCTGCGCCGCCATCTGTCTTGCGGTTGCGCTGCTCCTGGCAGGCACCGCTGCCCAGGTTTCGGGCCATGCCCTGTATGCGGCAGACACCCGACATGACGGCGTGGTGCTTGTGCAGTTTGCCTACTCCAGCGGCGAGCAGCCCACCTATGCCAAAGTGGAGGTGTACAGCCCCGCGGACGACAAGGTGGAATTTCAGAATGGCCGCACGGACGCACAGGGGCGATTTGCCTTCATGCCTGATGCGCCGGGCCGCTGGCGCATCATCATGGCCGACAACATGGGGCACAGGGTTGAACACCCGGTGGAAATCAGCGCAGCTCAGGGGGCCGCAGCCGCAGACAGCGGGCACGATGCGGGGCCGGGCGGCTTTGCCATGCCCTCGCGTATTCTGCTGGGCCTGAGCCTCATCGCCAACATGGCGCTGGCGGCTACCGTGCTGCGGCGCAGGAAAAAACATATGGCCTGACTGCCGCTCCAAATTATTTTTGACCGCAAAAAAAGGGTGCCTCCTGATGGAAGCACCCGTTTTTTACATCTGGCAACGTGCGTTTATTTCGGCTCAATAACTTCCCTGCCGCCCATGTAGGGAACCAGCACCTTGGGCAGCACAAGGCTGCCGTCCTTTTGCTGGCAGTTTTCAAGGATGGCGGCAATGGTGCGGCCCGTGGGCAGGCCGGAACCGTTGAGCGTGTGCAGGAACATGGCCTTGCCGCCCTTGGGCTTGAAGCGGATATCGGCCCTGCGGGCCTGAAAATCCGTGCAATTGGAGCAGGAAGAAATTTCGCGGAAAGTTTTTTGCGTGGGCAGCCACACTTCCACATCATAGGTCTTGGCAGAGCTGAAGCCCATGTCGCCCGTGCAGAGGGTGATGACCCGGTAGGGCAGTTCGAGCATTTCCAGCAGGTTGCAGGCATGACCGCGCATGATCTCAAGC includes these proteins:
- a CDS encoding ATP-dependent helicase, whose amino-acid sequence is MIDYAQALNEAQYEAATCGDGPVLVVAGAGSGKTRTIVYRLAWLAEHGIEPDAMLLLTFTRKAAQEMLHRAGLLLNQGLAGVQGGTFHAFGFGALRRWKPEWLGDRPFTVMDSADINEAVKHCKDQLKLGKGDRSFPKTQSIVGLLSKARNKELPLDEVLRREAFHLLPHADGLARLGDAYNAYRRDKGLLDYDDLLFELEALLRENPLAAASLRQRFSHILVDEYQDTNLVQARIVRLLAGPLDGPPGNVMAVGDEAQSIYAFRGANVRNILDFPTLFPGARVVRLEENYRSTKPVLDVANNLLSHAAESFRKNLFTRKEGGDPVRLVTPLSDMSQAKLVVRRVEELLATHLPHEIAVLFRAGFHSYNLEMALNQAGIAFRKYGGLRYTEAAHVKDVIAYARLLLNPLDLPAFARVAAQHSGIGPKTVEKLYAVARSGDQKSTEKAFAKFPGFLEDMRFVDDLRARPMPPSATLSSVLEHYRPRLEALYPEDWPRRQQGLEEIIQMASGYSELDLFVADLALEAPDDDEADSNEGKITLSTVHSAKGLEWNAVLIIDLVEDRFPSRHALARPEDFEEERRLMYVACTRARQCLDLYAPASLYNRAERGSQHVSQSPFVRELAPGMVEEWIEGFGGTLSRRSVGGVGFGRKTAMPPAGGLGGAQGFSGGLLPRPQRPPSHDAYDDCQLAPDDAPVNAPASGSGKQTFPFATPASAPAAAQGSSRPQAAGDGELCYCRHRIFGRGKIVRHLPPDKVQVNFPGFGLKVILSEYLILES
- the thiL gene encoding thiamine-phosphate kinase — protein: MVPPHASPASHGSLSEDGILACLGRHFPQTGPSLLLGRGDDCAVLRGGKPLAVSSDLFLEDVHFRRSYFTPEETGYKALAVNVSDLAACGARPVAFTLCLGLPGWVDEPWLDAFFSGMAGLAKQHNMVLAGGDLSGCERLHISVTVWGEPADPGTFLVRGGSMPGDVLFVVGRLGLARVGLKALETQGRAALEQWPAACAAHLHPEPQVDAGLMLARAGFNARPPALMDVSDGIMRDLPRLLGLTGELSAAGQVSRGSLGAEIMLARGQLHPEVVSYAEAHGRNPVHEALLGGEDYALLGSCAPDMLPPLHAAIPRLTSVGVVTSGGGIVCNNEPLDNLADMHGFDHFERKGQEA
- a CDS encoding DUF4198 domain-containing protein — encoded protein: MHIRSHLCVALAIMGLMVSSSAALAHEFILKPDTATPAAGQKTRMQAQAAHVFMVSEEAENPANVRLYLLQGDKKTDIALVEDKALVSLVGDFTLAQNGPAMLVGHRLPQIWCETTQGEMEGSRAALEAKGMKVKSSGKYEKFAKTLLNPASNDTLFGKALGQDLELVLLTNPADIKPGAPLNVQVLLRGKPVPNATVGLTHDAFSKDQDTYKSKAQTDAQGKASFTVDKPALWMLRTTVVEKTPSTDADEHHLRATYVFPVK
- a CDS encoding glycosyltransferase family 2 protein translates to MRAHIGVVCWNRLELTRLCLTSLLQKTPPGYGLTVVDNGSTDGTKEFLQSLASAHPHMRLHLLRRNMGVAVASNLAWDDAADADFYVKLDNDVEVLDPQWLNRLMRMLTDNPRLGMVGYKLCAKHEGTPLTLADGSPSLEVICCNGACACIPHAVHELLGFWNEGFGRYGYEDLEYSWRARRAGYTLAYAPQQDALRHHGTEPEFIDPEQERGKLSSHTSDISGTKAYLLYLLLYEQGVIPLKMGRKYLPSQAPEGLTFSLNPAHKALQRLMVRLINSVDTSQQGDLSQLDLRAWQNKGNPA
- a CDS encoding class II aldolase/adducin family protein; translation: MSTTSQRSAAAPTTENQPSIPLELVEEFRSVCRDAWKQGLLSGCNGNASRRLGSHAPGLICVTRSGAAKGRLTAADCCLMDIATSVVVSGGPASTESGMHLAIYRARPDCSAILHTHPRRLLALSLRLAGRQEDFLRLPLFEAEVWRAKLGFAPALPPGTAKLADAVALAASGKDAVWMAGHGLCCLGRTLAEALCLAEELEHLAALQILATV